In Eupeodes corollae chromosome 3, idEupCoro1.1, whole genome shotgun sequence, a single genomic region encodes these proteins:
- the LOC129950574 gene encoding histone H3-like — MARTKQTARKSTGGKAPRKQLATKAARKSAPATGGVKKPHRYRPGTVALREIRRYQKSTELLIRKLPFQRLVREIAQDFKTDLRFQSSAVMALQEASEAYLVGLFEDTNLCAIHAKRVTIMPKDIQLARRIRGMARTKQTARKSTGGKAPRKQLATKAARKSAPATGGVKKPHRYRPGTVALREIRRYQKSTELLIRKLPFQRLVREIAQDFKTDLRFQSSAVMALQEASEAYLVGLFEDTNLCAIHAKRVTIMPKDIQLARRIRGERA, encoded by the exons atggctcgtacaaagcaaactgcccgtaaatcgactggtggaaaagccccacgtaagcaactggcaacaaaggcagctcgtaaaagtgctccagcaacaggaggtgtaaagaaaccacatcgttatcgtcctggaacagtggctcttcgtgagattcgtcgttatcagaaaagcaccgaattgttaattcgtaaattgcctttccaacgtttagttcgtgaaattgctcaagatttcaaaacagatttgcgtttccagagctcagctgttatggcgcttcaagaagcaagtgaagcttatttggttggcctgtttgaagacacaaatttgtgcgccatccatgccaaacgtgtcacaattatgccaaaagacattcaattggccagacgcatccgtggc atggctcgtacaaagcaaactgcccgtaaatcgactggtggaaaagccccacgtaagcaactggcaacaaaggcagctcgtaaaagtgctccagcaacaggaggtgtaaagaaaccacatcgttatcgtcctggaacagtggctcttcgtgagattcgtcgttatcagaaaagcaccgaattgttaattcgtaaattgcctttccaacgtttagttcgtgaaattgctcaagatttcaaaacagatttgcgtttccagagctcagctgttatggcgcttcaagaagcaagtgaagcttatttggttggcctgtttgaagacacaaatttgtgcgccatccatgccaaacgtgtcacaattatgccaaaagacattcaattggccagacgcatccgtggcgaacgtgcttaa